The following proteins are encoded in a genomic region of Hippopotamus amphibius kiboko isolate mHipAmp2 chromosome 8, mHipAmp2.hap2, whole genome shotgun sequence:
- the HNRNPA3 gene encoding heterogeneous nuclear ribonucleoprotein A3 isoform X2, protein MEVKPPPGRPQPDSGRRRRRRGEEGHDPKEPEQLRKLFIGGLSFETTDDSLREHFEKWGTLTDCVVMRDPQTKRSRGFGFVTYSCVEEVDAAMCARPHKVDGRVVEPKRAVSREDSVKPGAHLTVKKIFVGGIKEDTEEYNLRDYFEKYGKIETIEVMEDRQSGKKRGFAFVTFDDHDTVDKIVVQKYHTINGHNCEVKKALSKQEMQSAGSQRGRGGGSGNFMGRGGNFGGGGGNFGRGGNFGGRGGYGGGGGGSRGSYGGGDGGYNGFGGDGGNYGGGPGYSSRGGYGGGGPGYDGYNEGGNFGGNYGGGGNYNDFGNYSGQQQSNYGPMKGGSFGGRSSGSPYGGGYGSGGGSGGYGSRRF, encoded by the exons ATGGAGGTAAAACCGCCGCCCGGTCGCCCCCAGCCCGACTCcggccgtcgccgccgccgccggggggAGGAG GGCCATGATCCAAAGGAACCagaacagttgagaaaactgtttATTGGTGGTCTGAGCTTTGAAACTACAGATGATAGCTTAAGAGAACATTTTGAGAAATGGGGCACACTTACAGATTGTGTG gtgATGAGAGACCCCCAAACAAAACGTTCCAGGGGCTTTGGTTTTGTGACTTACTCTTGTGTTGAAGAGGTGGATGCAGCAATGTGTGCTCGACCACACAAGGTTGATGGGCGTGTAGTGGAACCAAAGAGAGCTGTTTCTAGAGAG GATTCTGTAAAGCCTGGTGCCCATCTAACAgtgaagaaaatttttgttggtggtattaaagaagatacagaagAATATAATTTGAGAGACTACTTTGAAAAGTATGGCAAGATTGAAACCATAGAAGTTATGGAAGACAGGCAGagtggaaaaaagagaggatttGCTTTTGTAACTTTTGATGATCATGATACAGTTGATAAAATTGTTG ttCAGAAATACCACACTATTAATGGGCATAATTGTGAAGTGAAAAAGGCCCTTTCTAAACAAGAGATGCAATCTGCTGGATCACAAAGAG GTCGTGGAGGTGGATCTGGCAACTTTATGGGTCGTGGAGGAAActttggaggtggaggaggtaacTTTGGCCGTGGTGGAAACTTTGGTGGGAGAG GAGGctatggtggtggaggtggtggcagtagAGGTAGTtatggaggaggtgatggtggatATAATGGATTTGGAGGTGATG GTGGCAACTATGGCGGTGGACCTGGTTATAGTAGTAGAGGAGGCTATGGTGGTGGTGGACCAGGATATG ATGGTTACAATGAAGGAGGAAATTTTGGAG GTAActatggtggtggtgggaacTATAATGATTTTGGAAATTATAGTGGACAACAGCAATCAAATTATGGACCCATGAAGGGGGGCAGTTTTGGTGGAAGAAGCTCGGGCAGTCCCTATGgtg GTGGTTATGGATCTGGTGGTGGAAGTGGTGGATATGGTAGCAGAAGGTtctaa
- the HNRNPA3 gene encoding heterogeneous nuclear ribonucleoprotein A3 isoform X1 translates to MEVKPPPGRPQPDSGRRRRRRGEEGHDPKEPEQLRKLFIGGLSFETTDDSLREHFEKWGTLTDCVVMRDPQTKRSRGFGFVTYSCVEEVDAAMCARPHKVDGRVVEPKRAVSREDSVKPGAHLTVKKIFVGGIKEDTEEYNLRDYFEKYGKIETIEVMEDRQSGKKRGFAFVTFDDHDTVDKIVVQKYHTINGHNCEVKKALSKQEMQSAGSQRGRGGGSGNFMGRGGNFGGGGGNFGRGGNFGGRGGYGGGGGGSRGSYGGGDGGYNGFGGDGGNYGGGPGYSSRGGYGGGGPGYGNQGGGYGGGGGGYDGYNEGGNFGGNYGGGGNYNDFGNYSGQQQSNYGPMKGGSFGGRSSGSPYGGGYGSGGGSGGYGSRRF, encoded by the exons ATGGAGGTAAAACCGCCGCCCGGTCGCCCCCAGCCCGACTCcggccgtcgccgccgccgccggggggAGGAG GGCCATGATCCAAAGGAACCagaacagttgagaaaactgtttATTGGTGGTCTGAGCTTTGAAACTACAGATGATAGCTTAAGAGAACATTTTGAGAAATGGGGCACACTTACAGATTGTGTG gtgATGAGAGACCCCCAAACAAAACGTTCCAGGGGCTTTGGTTTTGTGACTTACTCTTGTGTTGAAGAGGTGGATGCAGCAATGTGTGCTCGACCACACAAGGTTGATGGGCGTGTAGTGGAACCAAAGAGAGCTGTTTCTAGAGAG GATTCTGTAAAGCCTGGTGCCCATCTAACAgtgaagaaaatttttgttggtggtattaaagaagatacagaagAATATAATTTGAGAGACTACTTTGAAAAGTATGGCAAGATTGAAACCATAGAAGTTATGGAAGACAGGCAGagtggaaaaaagagaggatttGCTTTTGTAACTTTTGATGATCATGATACAGTTGATAAAATTGTTG ttCAGAAATACCACACTATTAATGGGCATAATTGTGAAGTGAAAAAGGCCCTTTCTAAACAAGAGATGCAATCTGCTGGATCACAAAGAG GTCGTGGAGGTGGATCTGGCAACTTTATGGGTCGTGGAGGAAActttggaggtggaggaggtaacTTTGGCCGTGGTGGAAACTTTGGTGGGAGAG GAGGctatggtggtggaggtggtggcagtagAGGTAGTtatggaggaggtgatggtggatATAATGGATTTGGAGGTGATG GTGGCAACTATGGCGGTGGACCTGGTTATAGTAGTAGAGGAGGCTATGGTGGTGGTGGACCAGGATATGGAAACCAAGGTGGTGgatatggtggtggtggtggaggatatGATGGTTACAATGAAGGAGGAAATTTTGGAG GTAActatggtggtggtgggaacTATAATGATTTTGGAAATTATAGTGGACAACAGCAATCAAATTATGGACCCATGAAGGGGGGCAGTTTTGGTGGAAGAAGCTCGGGCAGTCCCTATGgtg GTGGTTATGGATCTGGTGGTGGAAGTGGTGGATATGGTAGCAGAAGGTtctaa
- the HNRNPA3 gene encoding heterogeneous nuclear ribonucleoprotein A3 isoform X3: MEGHDPKEPEQLRKLFIGGLSFETTDDSLREHFEKWGTLTDCVVMRDPQTKRSRGFGFVTYSCVEEVDAAMCARPHKVDGRVVEPKRAVSREDSVKPGAHLTVKKIFVGGIKEDTEEYNLRDYFEKYGKIETIEVMEDRQSGKKRGFAFVTFDDHDTVDKIVVQKYHTINGHNCEVKKALSKQEMQSAGSQRGRGGGSGNFMGRGGNFGGGGGNFGRGGNFGGRGGYGGGGGGSRGSYGGGDGGYNGFGGDGGNYGGGPGYSSRGGYGGGGPGYGNQGGGYGGGGGGYDGYNEGGNFGGNYGGGGNYNDFGNYSGQQQSNYGPMKGGSFGGRSSGSPYGGGYGSGGGSGGYGSRRF; this comes from the exons ATGGAG GGCCATGATCCAAAGGAACCagaacagttgagaaaactgtttATTGGTGGTCTGAGCTTTGAAACTACAGATGATAGCTTAAGAGAACATTTTGAGAAATGGGGCACACTTACAGATTGTGTG gtgATGAGAGACCCCCAAACAAAACGTTCCAGGGGCTTTGGTTTTGTGACTTACTCTTGTGTTGAAGAGGTGGATGCAGCAATGTGTGCTCGACCACACAAGGTTGATGGGCGTGTAGTGGAACCAAAGAGAGCTGTTTCTAGAGAG GATTCTGTAAAGCCTGGTGCCCATCTAACAgtgaagaaaatttttgttggtggtattaaagaagatacagaagAATATAATTTGAGAGACTACTTTGAAAAGTATGGCAAGATTGAAACCATAGAAGTTATGGAAGACAGGCAGagtggaaaaaagagaggatttGCTTTTGTAACTTTTGATGATCATGATACAGTTGATAAAATTGTTG ttCAGAAATACCACACTATTAATGGGCATAATTGTGAAGTGAAAAAGGCCCTTTCTAAACAAGAGATGCAATCTGCTGGATCACAAAGAG GTCGTGGAGGTGGATCTGGCAACTTTATGGGTCGTGGAGGAAActttggaggtggaggaggtaacTTTGGCCGTGGTGGAAACTTTGGTGGGAGAG GAGGctatggtggtggaggtggtggcagtagAGGTAGTtatggaggaggtgatggtggatATAATGGATTTGGAGGTGATG GTGGCAACTATGGCGGTGGACCTGGTTATAGTAGTAGAGGAGGCTATGGTGGTGGTGGACCAGGATATGGAAACCAAGGTGGTGgatatggtggtggtggtggaggatatGATGGTTACAATGAAGGAGGAAATTTTGGAG GTAActatggtggtggtgggaacTATAATGATTTTGGAAATTATAGTGGACAACAGCAATCAAATTATGGACCCATGAAGGGGGGCAGTTTTGGTGGAAGAAGCTCGGGCAGTCCCTATGgtg GTGGTTATGGATCTGGTGGTGGAAGTGGTGGATATGGTAGCAGAAGGTtctaa
- the HNRNPA3 gene encoding heterogeneous nuclear ribonucleoprotein A3 isoform X4, whose protein sequence is MEVKPPPGRPQPDSGRRRRRRGEEGHDPKEPEQLRKLFIGGLSFETTDDSLREHFEKWGTLTDCVVMRDPQTKRSRGFGFVTYSCVEEVDAAMCARPHKVDGRVVEPKRAVSREDSVKPGAHLTVKKIFVGGIKEDTEEYNLRDYFEKYGKIETIEVMEDRQSGKKRGFAFVTFDDHDTVDKIVVQKYHTINGHNCEVKKALSKQEMQSAGSQRGRGGGSGNFMGRGGNFGGGGGNFGRGGNFGGRGNYGGGGNYNDFGNYSGQQQSNYGPMKGGSFGGRSSGSPYGGGYGSGGGSGGYGSRRF, encoded by the exons ATGGAGGTAAAACCGCCGCCCGGTCGCCCCCAGCCCGACTCcggccgtcgccgccgccgccggggggAGGAG GGCCATGATCCAAAGGAACCagaacagttgagaaaactgtttATTGGTGGTCTGAGCTTTGAAACTACAGATGATAGCTTAAGAGAACATTTTGAGAAATGGGGCACACTTACAGATTGTGTG gtgATGAGAGACCCCCAAACAAAACGTTCCAGGGGCTTTGGTTTTGTGACTTACTCTTGTGTTGAAGAGGTGGATGCAGCAATGTGTGCTCGACCACACAAGGTTGATGGGCGTGTAGTGGAACCAAAGAGAGCTGTTTCTAGAGAG GATTCTGTAAAGCCTGGTGCCCATCTAACAgtgaagaaaatttttgttggtggtattaaagaagatacagaagAATATAATTTGAGAGACTACTTTGAAAAGTATGGCAAGATTGAAACCATAGAAGTTATGGAAGACAGGCAGagtggaaaaaagagaggatttGCTTTTGTAACTTTTGATGATCATGATACAGTTGATAAAATTGTTG ttCAGAAATACCACACTATTAATGGGCATAATTGTGAAGTGAAAAAGGCCCTTTCTAAACAAGAGATGCAATCTGCTGGATCACAAAGAG GTCGTGGAGGTGGATCTGGCAACTTTATGGGTCGTGGAGGAAActttggaggtggaggaggtaacTTTGGCCGTGGTGGAAACTTTGGTGGGAGAG GTAActatggtggtggtgggaacTATAATGATTTTGGAAATTATAGTGGACAACAGCAATCAAATTATGGACCCATGAAGGGGGGCAGTTTTGGTGGAAGAAGCTCGGGCAGTCCCTATGgtg GTGGTTATGGATCTGGTGGTGGAAGTGGTGGATATGGTAGCAGAAGGTtctaa